In one Juglans regia cultivar Chandler chromosome 11, Walnut 2.0, whole genome shotgun sequence genomic region, the following are encoded:
- the LOC108997236 gene encoding phospholipase A(1) LCAT3 — protein sequence MFGGLCSCPCFGDRSSDADGSEVDPVLLVSGMGGSILHSKNKKFGFETRVWVRILLADLEFKKKLWSVYNPTTGYTETLDDDTEILVPDDDYGLYAIDILDPSLVIKLLHFTEVYHFHALIDMLVKCGYKKGTTLFGYGYDFRQSNRIDKLMEGLKMKLKAAHQASGGRKVNIISHSMGGLLVLCFMSLHNEVFSKYVNKWICIACPFQGAPGCINDSLLTGLQFVEGFESYFFVSRWTMHQLLVECPSIYEMLANPEFNWKKQPEIQVWRKHSTDEETSVDLESYGPIESITLFEEALRDNELNYDGKMVALPFNSEILKWAAGTRQVIYDAKLPDGVCFYNIYGTSFDTPFDVCYGSETSPIDDLSEICHSMPQYSYVDGDGTVPAESAKADGFDAVERVGVAASHRGVLHDETVFKYIQKWLGVDQKVRKHSKSSRVVDAST from the exons ATGTTCGGAGGTTTGTGTTCCTGCCCGTGCTTTGGAGACCGGAGCTCTGACGCGGATGGGTCTGAAGTCGATCCGGTTCTGCTCGTCTCCGGCATGGGAGGCTCCATTCTCCACTCCAAGAATAAAAAGTTCGGGTTCGAGACACGGGTCTGGGTCCGGATCCTTCTGGCGGACCTCGAGTTCAAGAAGAAGCTCTGGTCTGTCTATAATCCTACCACag GTTATACAGAAACATTGGATGATGACACTGAAATTTTGGTCCCCGATGATGATTACGGGCTGTATGCAATTGATATTTTAGATCCATCATTG GTGATAAAACTTTTACATTTCACAGAGGTATATCATTTTCATGCTTTGATTGATATGCTTGTTAAATGTGGCTATAAGAAGGGAACCACGTTATTTGGATATGGTTATGATTTCCGGCAAAGCAATAG AATTGACAAGTTAATGGAAGGTcttaaaatgaagttgaaagcAGCTCACCAAGCTTCTGGTGGTAGAAAAGTCAATATAATCTCGCATTCAATGGGCGGGCTGCTAGTGTTGTGTTTCATGTCACTCCATAATGAG GTATTTTCCAAGTATGTGAATAAGTGGATATGCATTGCATGCCCCTTTCAAG GTGCACCGGGATGCATTAATGATTCACTCTTAACTGGATTGCAGTTTGTTGAAGGATTTGAAAGCTACTTTTTTGTGTCAAGGTGGACAATGCACCAGCTG TTGGTTGAGTGCCCATCAATCTATGAGATGTTGGCAAACCCAGAATTTAATTGGAAAAAACAGCCAGAAATTCAAGTTTGGCGAAAGCACTCCACAGATGAGGAAACTTCTGTCGATTTGGAATCTTACGGTCCAATTGAAAGTATCACACTGTTTGAAGAAGCATTGAGGGATAATGAG CTTAATTATGATGGAAAAATGGTAGCTCTGCCTTTTAACTCCGAGATTCTCAAATGGGCTGCTGGGACTCGCCAAGTTATATATGATGCTAAATTACCGGATGGGGTCTGCTTCTATAACATTTATGGAACATCATTTGACACACCTTTTGACGTTTG CTATGGCTCGGAAACATCTCCAATTGACGACTTGTCTGAAATTTGCCACTCAATG CCCCAGTATTCTTATGTTGATGGAGATGGAACAGTTCCTGCTGAGTCAGCAAAG GCTGATGGATTTGATGCAGTTGAAAGAGTAGGAGTTGCTGCTAGTCATCGTGGAGTATTACACGACGAAACAGTTTTTAAATACATCCAAAAGTGGTTGGGGGTTGATCAAAAGGTCCGGAAGCATTCAAAGTCTTCCAGAGTAGTAGATGCTTCAACTTAG